In Marixanthomonas ophiurae, one genomic interval encodes:
- the gyrA gene encoding DNA gyrase subunit A, whose translation MAEGEKLIPINIEDEMKSAYIDYSMSVIVSRALPDVRDGMKPVHRRVLFGMHELGVRATGSHKKSARIVGEVLGKYHPHGDTSVYDAMVRMAQEWSLRYMLVDGQGNFGSIDGDSPAAMRYTEARMRKISEDMLADIDKETVDHQLNFDDTLEEPTVLPTRVPGLLINGASGIAVGMATNMPPHNLTEVVDGTIAYIEDNDIDIDGLMQHVKAPDFPTGGVIYGYEGVKEAFHTGRGRVVMRAKASFEEVNGRECIIVNEIPYQVNKANMIKKTADLVNEKKIEGISNIRDESDRNGMRIVYILKRDAIPNIVLNMLYKYTALQSSFSVNNIALVKGRPELLNLKQLIQYFVEHRHEVVVRRTEYLLRKAEERAHILEGLIIASDNIDEVIALIRASSNTEEARQKLIDRFELTEIQAKAIVEMRLRQLTGLEQDKLRSEYDELMKTIEGYREILASEERRMEIIKEELEEIREKYGDERRSVIEYAGGDVSITDLIPDEQVVITVSHAGYIKRTSLTEYKRQNRGGVGSKASTTRNEDFLEDLFVGTNHQYMLFFTQKGKCYWMRVFEIPEGSRQSKGRAIQNLINIEPDDKLKAFICTEDLKDEEYINSRYVIMATKKGQVKKTSLEQYSRPRSNGINAITIKEGDELIEAKLTRGDSHVMLAVKSGKAIRFEEEKTRPMGRNASGVRGIRLGSDDDEVVGMVTINDDESNILVVSEKGYGKRSGLDDYRITNRGGKGVKTINITEKTGKLVAIKNVTDSDGLMIINKSGIAIRMAVEDLRVMGRATQGVRLIKVRDEDAIAAVAKVKNEDEDMDDDDVTTEGAENEADDSGTTLDTNDEQTENNE comes from the coding sequence ATGGCTGAAGGTGAAAAATTAATTCCCATAAACATTGAAGATGAAATGAAATCGGCCTACATTGATTATTCAATGTCGGTCATTGTGTCACGTGCATTACCTGATGTTCGTGATGGGATGAAGCCTGTACACAGAAGGGTTCTATTTGGTATGCACGAATTAGGAGTTCGCGCTACTGGGTCTCATAAAAAATCCGCCAGAATTGTCGGTGAAGTGCTTGGTAAGTATCACCCACACGGCGATACATCAGTATACGATGCTATGGTGCGTATGGCTCAAGAATGGAGTTTGCGGTATATGCTTGTTGATGGTCAAGGTAACTTTGGGTCTATCGATGGTGATAGCCCAGCAGCAATGCGTTATACAGAAGCACGGATGCGGAAGATTTCCGAAGATATGCTTGCCGACATTGATAAAGAAACCGTAGATCATCAATTAAACTTTGATGATACCTTAGAAGAACCAACCGTTTTACCTACGCGTGTTCCAGGATTATTAATTAATGGAGCTTCTGGTATTGCTGTGGGTATGGCAACTAATATGCCGCCTCATAACTTAACAGAAGTTGTTGACGGAACTATCGCTTACATCGAAGACAATGATATCGATATCGATGGGCTCATGCAGCATGTAAAGGCTCCTGACTTTCCAACTGGTGGAGTTATTTATGGGTATGAAGGAGTTAAGGAAGCTTTTCACACAGGCCGTGGTCGTGTGGTTATGCGTGCAAAAGCTTCTTTTGAAGAAGTGAATGGCCGGGAATGCATTATTGTTAATGAGATTCCATACCAAGTGAACAAGGCAAATATGATCAAGAAAACTGCCGACTTGGTAAACGAAAAGAAAATTGAAGGTATTTCAAATATTCGAGACGAATCTGACCGTAATGGAATGCGTATCGTATATATATTAAAGCGTGATGCTATTCCTAATATAGTATTAAATATGCTATATAAGTATACAGCCCTTCAGTCTAGTTTTAGTGTAAACAACATTGCACTTGTAAAAGGGCGACCAGAATTATTAAACTTAAAACAATTAATACAATATTTTGTAGAACACCGTCATGAAGTGGTCGTTCGCCGTACCGAATATTTACTTCGTAAAGCCGAAGAACGAGCACATATACTTGAAGGTCTAATCATTGCTTCAGATAATATAGACGAAGTAATAGCATTAATTAGAGCCTCTTCAAATACGGAAGAAGCCCGCCAAAAATTAATTGATAGATTTGAATTAACCGAAATTCAAGCCAAGGCCATTGTTGAAATGCGCTTACGTCAGTTAACAGGACTGGAGCAAGATAAACTTCGTTCTGAATACGACGAGTTAATGAAAACCATTGAGGGCTACAGAGAAATTCTTGCCAGTGAAGAACGCAGAATGGAAATCATTAAAGAAGAATTAGAAGAAATACGTGAAAAGTATGGTGATGAGCGTCGTTCGGTAATCGAATATGCAGGTGGTGATGTAAGCATTACTGACTTGATTCCTGATGAGCAAGTTGTTATTACAGTTTCTCATGCAGGCTATATTAAACGAACCTCTTTAACTGAATATAAGCGTCAAAATAGAGGAGGAGTAGGCTCTAAAGCATCTACTACACGTAACGAAGATTTCTTAGAAGATCTTTTTGTAGGTACCAATCACCAATACATGTTGTTCTTTACTCAAAAAGGAAAATGTTATTGGATGCGTGTTTTTGAAATCCCTGAAGGAAGTAGACAATCTAAAGGGCGAGCCATTCAAAACTTGATTAATATCGAGCCAGACGATAAACTAAAAGCTTTTATTTGTACAGAAGATCTTAAAGATGAGGAGTACATCAATAGCCGTTATGTCATTATGGCAACTAAAAAAGGTCAGGTTAAAAAGACTTCTTTAGAGCAATATTCAAGACCACGTTCTAACGGTATTAATGCTATTACCATTAAAGAAGGTGACGAATTGATAGAAGCAAAATTAACCAGAGGTGACAGTCACGTAATGCTTGCTGTTAAGTCTGGTAAAGCAATCCGTTTTGAAGAAGAAAAAACCAGACCGATGGGCCGTAATGCTTCTGGTGTGCGAGGAATTCGACTTGGAAGTGATGATGACGAAGTAGTAGGAATGGTTACCATTAATGATGACGAATCTAATATTTTAGTAGTTTCAGAAAAAGGGTACGGCAAACGATCAGGCCTAGACGATTATAGAATAACCAATAGAGGAGGAAAAGGGGTGAAAACCATAAATATTACCGAAAAAACCGGTAAATTAGTAGCAATCAAGAACGTAACAGATAGTGACGGGCTTATGATTATCAATAAATCAGGTATTGCCATTCGTATGGCAGTTGAAGATTTACGAGTTATGGGTCGTGCAACTCAAGGAGTTCGCCTAATAAAAGTGCGGGATGAAGATGCTATCGCGGCGGTTGCTAAAGTTAAGAATGAGGATGAAGATATGGACGATGACGATGTCACTACAGAGGGCGCTGAAAACGAAGCTGATGATTCTGGCACCACTCTTGATACTAATGATGAACAAACCGAAAACAACGAATAA
- a CDS encoding ATP-dependent Clp protease ATP-binding subunit, whose product MDDNFSPRVKDVIAYSKEEALRLGHDFIGTEHLMLGLLRDGNGKAVSILSALDIDLNHLRRKVEILSPANPNTESNTNDKKNLHLTRQAERALKTTFLEAKLFQSSSINTAHLLLCILRNENDPTTKLLIKMKVDYDGVKDQFKVMMANDEDFIDSPSAESFPSDDDASAAGGNKENLFAGAGAKGNKKSKTPVLDNFGRDLTAMAEDDKLDPVVGRENEIQRVSQILSRRKKNNPLLIGEPGVGKSAIAEGLALRIIQRKVSRILYDKRVVTLDLASLVAGTKYRGQFEERMKAVMNELEKNEDIILFIDEIHTIVGAGGATGSLDASNMFKPALARGEIQCIGATTLDEYRQHIEKDGALERRFQKVIVEPTSIDETLEILKNIKDKYESHHNVSYTDDALEACVKLTNRYMTERFLPDKAIDALDEAGSRVHITNINVPEKILKIEAKLEEVRELKNSVVKKQKYEEAAKLRDDEKNLEKDLATEQEIWENESKLHKETVDEESVAEVVSMMTGIPVSRIAQTESNKLAALPDRIKGRVIGQDEAVSKVVKAIQRNRAGLKDPNKPIGSFIFLGQTGVGKTQLAKVLASELFDSENALVRIDMSEYMEKFSVSRLIGAPPGYVGYEEGGQLTEKIRRKPYAVVLLDEIEKAHPDVFNMLLQVLDDGYLTDSLGRKIDFRNTIIIMTSNIGARKLKDFGQGVGFGTAARENQADANAKSIIQNALKKTFAPEFLNRVDDVMVFNTLDKGDIHKIIDIELEKLFVRITDIGYNLTLTKKAKDYIADKGFDKEYGARPLKRAIQKYIEDALAEEIINSNLKEGDRITMDFDEKKEELTIKIKKQKKATES is encoded by the coding sequence ATGGATGATAATTTTTCACCGAGAGTAAAAGATGTAATTGCTTACAGTAAAGAAGAAGCATTACGATTGGGTCACGATTTTATAGGCACCGAACATTTAATGTTGGGCTTATTACGCGATGGCAATGGTAAAGCTGTTTCTATTTTGAGCGCGCTGGATATAGATTTAAACCATTTAAGAAGAAAGGTTGAAATATTAAGCCCGGCAAACCCCAATACAGAAAGCAATACCAATGATAAAAAAAACCTACATTTAACGCGTCAAGCAGAACGAGCTTTAAAAACCACTTTTTTAGAAGCAAAACTCTTTCAAAGCTCTTCCATCAATACAGCACATTTGTTGTTGTGCATTCTCCGCAATGAGAACGACCCCACAACCAAACTATTGATAAAGATGAAAGTGGATTATGATGGCGTTAAAGATCAATTTAAAGTAATGATGGCAAACGATGAAGATTTTATAGACAGCCCAAGTGCTGAATCATTCCCTAGCGATGATGATGCATCTGCAGCTGGCGGAAATAAGGAGAACCTCTTTGCAGGTGCTGGCGCAAAAGGAAATAAAAAATCTAAAACCCCAGTTTTAGATAACTTTGGCAGGGATTTAACGGCTATGGCCGAAGACGACAAGCTAGATCCGGTTGTAGGCCGTGAAAACGAAATACAACGCGTATCACAAATATTAAGCAGAAGAAAAAAGAACAACCCGCTTTTAATTGGAGAGCCTGGTGTTGGTAAAAGTGCTATAGCTGAAGGGTTAGCACTTCGAATTATCCAACGGAAAGTTTCCCGAATTTTATATGATAAACGAGTTGTTACTTTAGATTTAGCAAGCTTGGTGGCGGGTACAAAATATCGTGGACAGTTTGAAGAGCGCATGAAAGCCGTAATGAACGAGCTAGAAAAGAATGAAGATATTATTCTCTTTATTGATGAAATCCACACTATTGTAGGTGCAGGAGGTGCTACTGGTTCATTAGATGCTTCTAATATGTTTAAACCGGCGTTAGCACGTGGGGAAATTCAATGTATAGGTGCGACTACTCTAGATGAGTATCGCCAACATATTGAAAAAGATGGTGCTTTAGAGCGACGATTCCAGAAAGTAATTGTTGAGCCTACAAGTATTGACGAAACATTAGAGATTCTTAAAAACATTAAAGACAAGTATGAGTCACATCACAATGTGAGCTATACCGATGATGCTTTAGAGGCTTGTGTGAAGTTAACAAATAGGTATATGACCGAACGTTTTCTTCCTGATAAAGCAATCGATGCTCTAGATGAAGCAGGATCTCGCGTACATATTACTAATATAAATGTTCCTGAAAAAATACTGAAAATTGAGGCTAAGCTGGAAGAAGTTAGAGAGCTTAAAAATTCAGTAGTTAAAAAGCAGAAATACGAAGAAGCCGCTAAATTACGTGATGACGAAAAAAACTTAGAGAAAGATTTGGCTACCGAACAAGAAATTTGGGAAAACGAATCTAAACTGCATAAAGAAACCGTAGATGAAGAAAGCGTAGCAGAAGTGGTTTCTATGATGACTGGTATTCCTGTAAGTCGTATTGCGCAAACTGAAAGTAATAAATTGGCTGCCCTACCCGACCGTATTAAAGGAAGGGTTATTGGTCAAGACGAAGCAGTTAGCAAAGTAGTAAAAGCTATACAACGTAATCGCGCTGGTTTAAAAGACCCTAACAAGCCTATTGGTTCCTTTATTTTCTTAGGACAAACTGGAGTTGGTAAAACCCAATTGGCAAAGGTTTTAGCAAGCGAATTGTTTGATTCTGAAAATGCTTTGGTACGTATTGATATGAGTGAGTATATGGAAAAATTTTCTGTATCTCGTCTTATTGGAGCGCCTCCAGGCTATGTTGGATATGAAGAAGGAGGACAATTAACTGAAAAAATACGCCGCAAACCTTATGCTGTTGTTTTATTGGATGAAATTGAAAAAGCACACCCTGATGTATTCAATATGTTATTACAAGTATTGGATGATGGTTATTTGACCGATAGTTTAGGTCGTAAGATCGATTTCAGAAATACGATAATAATTATGACCTCTAATATTGGTGCCCGTAAGTTGAAAGACTTCGGTCAAGGTGTTGGTTTTGGTACTGCAGCAAGAGAAAATCAAGCCGATGCAAATGCAAAGAGTATTATTCAAAATGCTTTAAAAAAGACGTTTGCTCCAGAGTTTTTAAACCGTGTTGATGATGTTATGGTCTTTAATACACTTGATAAAGGAGATATTCATAAAATAATCGATATTGAATTAGAGAAGCTTTTTGTACGTATTACAGATATAGGCTATAACTTAACGCTAACGAAAAAAGCGAAAGATTATATAGCAGACAAAGGATTTGACAAAGAGTATGGAGCAAGACCCCTTAAAAGAGCCATACAAAAGTATATTGAAGATGCTTTAGCTGAAGAGATTATAAACTCAAACCTTAAAGAAGGAGATCGCATTACTATGGATTTTGATGAAAAAAAAGAAGAACTAACTATTAAGATTAAAAAGCAAAAGAAAGCTACAGAGTCTTAA
- the gcvT gene encoding glycine cleavage system aminomethyltransferase GcvT, which yields MKNTALSHIHEQLGAKMVPFAGYNMPVSYEGVTIEHENVRNNLGVFDVSHMGEFLVTGPNALELIQKIGSNDASKVVDGQAQYTCMPNATGGIVDDLIIYRFNAEKWLLVVNASNIQKDWDWISSHNTMNAEIRDISEDYSLLAIQGPKAVEAMQSITSEDLTAIKFYNFKVSDFGGIEHVIISATGYTGSGGFEIYCKNTEVEQIWEKVMEAGADFGIKPTGLAARDTLRLEMGFCLYGNDIDDTTSPIEAGLGWITKFNHDFINSEALQKQKEEGITRKLIGFELTEPGIPRQGYDIVDAEGLKIGKVTSGTMSPSLNKGIGLGYVGKEHSKLGTEIFIQIRKKAVSATIVKPPFYKK from the coding sequence ATGAAAAACACTGCACTTTCACACATACACGAGCAATTAGGGGCTAAAATGGTTCCTTTTGCAGGTTACAATATGCCAGTTTCATACGAAGGCGTTACCATTGAACACGAAAACGTACGTAATAATCTAGGGGTTTTTGATGTTTCGCATATGGGTGAGTTTTTAGTTACTGGACCAAATGCGTTAGAACTTATTCAAAAAATTGGGTCTAACGATGCTTCAAAAGTAGTTGATGGCCAAGCTCAATACACCTGTATGCCTAATGCTACTGGTGGTATTGTTGACGATTTGATTATTTATCGTTTTAATGCTGAAAAGTGGCTATTGGTGGTAAACGCTTCAAACATTCAAAAGGATTGGGATTGGATTTCTTCACATAATACGATGAATGCTGAAATACGGGATATTTCAGAAGACTATTCTTTGCTCGCTATTCAAGGACCAAAAGCTGTGGAAGCTATGCAGTCAATCACTTCGGAAGATTTAACTGCTATCAAGTTTTACAATTTTAAAGTTTCAGATTTCGGAGGTATTGAGCACGTAATTATCAGTGCAACTGGTTATACAGGGAGCGGTGGTTTTGAAATTTACTGCAAAAACACGGAGGTAGAACAAATTTGGGAGAAAGTGATGGAAGCTGGCGCCGATTTTGGCATTAAACCTACAGGCTTAGCTGCTAGAGATACGCTTCGGTTAGAAATGGGCTTTTGTCTTTACGGAAATGATATAGATGATACTACTTCTCCAATTGAAGCAGGGCTTGGCTGGATTACCAAATTCAACCACGATTTTATAAACTCAGAAGCGTTACAAAAACAAAAAGAAGAAGGCATTACCCGAAAACTCATTGGTTTTGAACTTACCGAACCCGGTATTCCTCGTCAAGGCTATGATATTGTAGATGCTGAAGGTTTAAAAATAGGAAAAGTAACTAGTGGAACTATGTCACCTTCCTTAAATAAAGGGATTGGTTTAGGCTACGTTGGTAAAGAGCATAGTAAATTAGGGACCGAAATTTTTATTCAAATACGCAAAAAAGCTGTTTCTGCAACAATCGTAAAGCCTCCATTTTACAAAAAATAA
- a CDS encoding glutaminase, producing MIDYQAILDTITNSLKHSAVKGEVASYIPELGKVKDTNFGMFLNLVDGEKYGSGDWDKPFSIQSISKVLTLSRAVPLVGNKIFDRVDVEPSGNPFNHMALLELEKGIPRNPLINSGSIVIADMLLSHLENPKEDFLQYVRDLTNDQSISYNEKVAASESETGFNNYAAANLLKSFDNLENEVEEVLDFYFHQCSIEMTCEQLSNAFYMFANRGKCMRNTAHLTLNQVKRINAIMLTCGFYDEAGEFAFEVGLPGKSGVGGGIAALLPNEFTITCWAPGLNEKGNSYLGMQALELFTTQTKRSIF from the coding sequence ATGATAGATTATCAAGCCATTTTAGATACCATCACCAACAGCTTAAAACATTCTGCGGTAAAGGGTGAAGTGGCTTCATATATCCCAGAATTAGGTAAGGTAAAAGATACTAACTTTGGTATGTTTTTAAACCTAGTTGATGGTGAAAAATACGGGTCGGGTGATTGGGATAAACCCTTTTCCATACAGAGTATTTCAAAAGTATTGACACTTTCAAGAGCGGTTCCTTTAGTTGGTAACAAAATATTTGATCGAGTTGATGTAGAACCCTCCGGAAACCCATTTAATCACATGGCTTTATTAGAATTGGAAAAAGGAATTCCGAGAAATCCTTTAATAAATTCAGGGTCGATTGTAATTGCAGATATGCTGCTTTCACATTTAGAAAACCCGAAAGAAGATTTTCTACAATATGTCCGTGATTTAACCAATGACCAATCCATCTCTTATAATGAAAAAGTAGCAGCTAGTGAATCTGAAACTGGCTTTAATAATTATGCAGCTGCAAATTTGCTTAAATCATTCGATAATCTTGAAAATGAAGTAGAAGAGGTGTTGGATTTTTATTTTCATCAATGCTCCATTGAAATGACCTGTGAGCAACTTTCCAACGCTTTTTATATGTTTGCCAATCGAGGAAAATGTATGCGAAACACGGCACATCTTACCTTAAATCAAGTAAAACGTATTAATGCGATTATGCTAACTTGTGGTTTTTACGATGAAGCTGGCGAATTTGCTTTTGAAGTAGGCTTACCTGGTAAAAGTGGTGTTGGTGGTGGTATTGCGGCCTTATTACCTAACGAGTTTACAATAACATGTTGGGCACCGGGATTAAATGAAAAAGGAAATTCTTACCTTGGTATGCAAGCATTGGAGCTGTTTACCACACAAACAAAACGCTCCATTTTTTAA
- a CDS encoding NAD(P)H-hydrate dehydratase, with protein sequence MKIFSAKQLSEADKVTTEKHDISSLDLMEHAGTQVFNWLHQRLQGATVPIHIFCGIGNNGGDGLVVGRLLIEKGYNVHIYIANFTDKRSKCFLINYDRIKDTTKDWPLLMTSEKDFPELNDQDIIIDALFGIGLNRPPEGWLKPLIQHINASKAFTLAIDIPSGLYANQALEDAESVIKANHTLTFQAPKLSFFLPETGKFAPFFDIIDIGLDAEHLHKTEPLAQLIGKQQAQQFYKPRQAFDHKGTYGHSLIVAGSYGKIGAAILSAKAAFRIGAGMVTVFIPECGYNIVQTALPEAMTITDKEDDLITDITYNFEPSSIGVGMGIGTKPETVSALEQLFKTAKAPMVIDADALNCISENKNLLKTLPKNAVLTPHPGELKRLIGEWTDDYDKLKKAKTFSKKYEVVLLIKGAHTNVVFNDNLYINTTGNPGMATAGSGDALSGIITGLLSQGYDPLLAAVFGVYLHGTAGSIASQTQGYEAVMASTIIDTLGSAYMSLFEQPEKDTSEKEKKSK encoded by the coding sequence GTGAAAATATTTTCAGCCAAACAACTAAGCGAAGCCGATAAAGTAACTACCGAAAAACACGATATTTCTTCATTAGATTTAATGGAACACGCCGGAACACAAGTGTTCAACTGGTTACATCAACGTTTACAAGGTGCTACCGTTCCTATCCATATTTTTTGTGGCATTGGGAACAACGGCGGCGATGGTCTTGTTGTTGGTAGGTTACTTATTGAAAAAGGCTACAATGTTCATATATATATAGCCAATTTTACCGATAAACGCTCTAAGTGTTTTTTAATTAATTATGATCGTATTAAAGACACTACAAAGGACTGGCCGCTGTTAATGACTTCGGAAAAAGATTTCCCTGAATTAAACGATCAAGACATTATTATAGATGCCTTATTTGGCATTGGGCTAAATCGTCCGCCGGAAGGTTGGCTGAAACCACTAATACAACACATAAATGCTAGCAAGGCATTTACCTTGGCAATTGATATCCCTAGCGGACTATACGCTAACCAGGCTCTGGAAGATGCAGAGTCTGTAATAAAAGCTAATCATACATTAACTTTTCAAGCACCTAAGCTATCTTTCTTTTTACCAGAAACTGGAAAGTTTGCCCCTTTTTTCGATATTATTGATATTGGTCTAGATGCAGAACACCTGCATAAAACTGAACCGTTGGCACAATTAATAGGAAAACAACAAGCCCAACAGTTTTATAAACCGCGCCAAGCTTTTGACCATAAAGGTACGTACGGTCATTCCTTGATTGTTGCTGGAAGTTATGGTAAAATAGGCGCTGCAATACTAAGTGCAAAAGCCGCTTTCAGAATAGGCGCAGGTATGGTTACCGTTTTTATACCCGAATGTGGGTACAATATTGTACAGACTGCATTGCCAGAAGCAATGACAATTACCGATAAAGAAGACGATTTAATTACTGATATAACGTATAATTTTGAACCTTCATCCATTGGTGTTGGAATGGGTATTGGTACTAAGCCTGAAACGGTTTCAGCTTTAGAACAATTGTTTAAAACCGCGAAGGCTCCAATGGTAATCGATGCCGATGCGTTAAATTGTATTTCAGAAAATAAAAATTTACTTAAAACACTTCCTAAGAACGCTGTTTTAACGCCCCATCCCGGCGAACTAAAAAGATTGATAGGGGAGTGGACTGATGATTATGACAAACTAAAAAAAGCGAAGACCTTTTCAAAAAAATACGAAGTTGTACTATTAATTAAAGGGGCACACACCAATGTGGTTTTTAACGACAACCTCTATATAAATACCACTGGAAACCCAGGAATGGCAACAGCTGGAAGCGGTGATGCTTTAAGCGGCATAATTACTGGTTTGTTATCGCAAGGCTACGATCCCTTATTGGCAGCAGTTTTTGGGGTGTATTTGCACGGAACTGCCGGAAGTATTGCTTCACAAACCCAAGGCTACGAAGCAGTCATGGCCAGTACTATTATCGATACTTTAGGAAGCGCATATATGAGTTTATTTGAGCAGCCCGAAAAGGATACATCAGAAAAAGAGAAAAAGAGTAAATAA
- the hutH gene encoding histidine ammonia-lyase, with amino-acid sequence MQETHYISSELLDLTTIQEIITTNKKLELSDEALLNIKKSKEYLTSKIAKTTTPIYGINTGFGSLCNVEISSENLSKLQENLVMSHACGTGEYVPKPIIKLMLLLKIQSLSYGYSGVQLQTVERLIYFYNEGILPVIYNQGSLGASGDLAPLAHLALPLLGKGEVYYNGERLSSEKILKQLDLQPITLEAKEGLALLNGTQFMSAYGVYLLLKSYKLSYLADMIGSLSVDAFDCNMSPFDPLVHLVRPHTGQIKTAERVREFLEESELGKSEKKNVQDPYSFRCIPQVHGATKDTLKFVHKTFKTEINSVTDNPNIFISDDKIISGGNFHGQPLALALDYLSIAFAELGNISERRTYQLVSGLRGLPDFLVNNPGLNSGFMIPQYTAASIVSQNKQLATPASVDSIVSSNGQEDHVSMGANAATKALRVIDNIETILAIELLNASQAIEFRRPKKTSPLLESLLESFRKTAPFVEEDRVLANDIHASVAFLQSFTIDEDLLFS; translated from the coding sequence ATGCAAGAAACACATTATATAAGCAGTGAGCTGTTAGATTTAACAACTATTCAAGAAATTATAACCACCAATAAGAAGCTTGAACTTTCAGACGAAGCATTGCTGAATATTAAAAAATCTAAAGAATATCTTACTTCAAAAATAGCGAAAACAACAACCCCTATTTACGGTATAAATACTGGCTTTGGATCGTTATGTAATGTGGAAATTTCTTCGGAAAACCTTTCAAAATTACAAGAAAACTTAGTAATGTCACACGCTTGTGGTACAGGTGAATATGTACCGAAACCCATTATTAAGTTGATGCTTTTATTAAAAATACAATCATTAAGCTACGGGTATAGCGGTGTACAACTGCAAACTGTCGAACGACTTATTTATTTTTATAATGAAGGTATTCTGCCCGTAATTTATAACCAAGGTAGTTTAGGCGCTTCTGGCGATTTAGCACCATTAGCGCATTTGGCTTTACCACTTTTGGGCAAAGGAGAGGTGTATTATAATGGGGAGCGCCTTTCTTCGGAAAAAATCCTTAAACAATTAGATCTACAGCCTATAACCTTAGAAGCAAAAGAAGGGTTAGCATTATTAAACGGAACTCAGTTTATGAGCGCTTATGGAGTTTATCTTTTGCTAAAGAGCTATAAGCTTTCATATTTGGCCGACATGATTGGATCGCTTTCAGTTGATGCGTTTGATTGCAATATGAGTCCATTTGATCCTTTGGTACATTTGGTAAGACCTCACACTGGTCAAATAAAAACGGCAGAAAGAGTACGAGAATTTTTGGAAGAAAGTGAATTAGGAAAGAGTGAAAAGAAGAATGTGCAAGATCCGTACTCCTTTAGATGTATTCCACAAGTTCATGGTGCCACAAAAGACACCTTGAAGTTTGTGCATAAAACCTTTAAAACCGAAATAAACTCAGTAACCGATAACCCTAATATTTTTATAAGTGACGATAAAATAATTTCTGGTGGAAATTTTCACGGGCAACCATTAGCCTTAGCTTTAGATTACCTGAGTATCGCTTTTGCTGAATTAGGGAACATTAGTGAACGCCGCACCTATCAATTGGTTTCTGGCTTGCGTGGACTTCCAGACTTTTTAGTGAATAATCCAGGATTGAATAGTGGGTTTATGATTCCGCAATACACGGCAGCAAGTATTGTGAGCCAAAACAAACAATTGGCAACTCCAGCATCAGTAGATTCTATTGTTTCTTCTAACGGACAAGAAGATCACGTGAGTATGGGAGCGAACGCTGCTACCAAAGCGTTGCGAGTTATTGATAATATTGAAACAATCCTTGCCATTGAGCTTCTTAATGCTTCGCAAGCTATTGAATTTAGAAGACCGAAAAAAACGTCACCGTTATTAGAGTCGTTATTGGAATCATTCAGAAAAACGGCTCCATTTGTTGAAGAGGATAGGGTGTTGGCCAATGATATTCACGCTTCTGTAGCCTTTTTACAAAGTTTTACAATTGACGAGGATTTATTATTTAGCTAA